CGGGCTGTTACGCCCGTCCCTTTATTTCATCATTACGGGTTCAGATACCAGATTGCGCCGTTCAGATAGCCGGCGAAACTTACCCACGCAAGGTAAGGCAGAAAAAGCAGCGCCGAAACCTTATCCTGATGCCTGACCGCGGAAATCAGGAGGAAAAGACAAATCCACAACGCAAGGATGTCGATCATGGCGATCGCGGGATTTCGCATCCCGAAAAACAAAAAGGACCATGCGCCATTCAGGATAAGCTGGAGAACAAACAGGAAACGGGCCGATGGGACTCCCGTCCAAAGCCGCGCCCCGGCCGCCGCCATGAGAACATAAAGGGAAGTCCAGACAGGCGCAAAAATGGCATTCGGAGGATTAAGCGGCGGTTTCGTCAGC
The Verrucomicrobiia bacterium genome window above contains:
- a CDS encoding TspO/MBR family protein, with protein sequence MKSIPRFLIFLTICLGIGWAGGMVTASSVTTWYGGLTKPPLNPPNAIFAPVWTSLYVLMAAAGARLWTGVPSARFLFVLQLILNGAWSFLFFGMRNPAIAMIDILALWICLFLLISAVRHQDKVSALLFLPYLAWVSFAGYLNGAIWYLNP